The Brassica oleracea var. oleracea cultivar TO1000 chromosome C7, BOL, whole genome shotgun sequence sequence AGCTTTCATAATCGTTAAACGTTGGAATATTGCAATCTTGGACCAACGTATTCGAGGTTGAAACGAGAGTATGTTCTCCGAAACCATTGAACCGATAGTCCATGTTATTAAACTGAGCTTCATTGGGGAATGGGGGCAAGCAAGACTGGAGTTCTTGATGGTCGGTTTGGTATTGATTTACTCCGGTTTGGTTAACGTCATTATGATAACCCGTATGGTTCTCGTGGGTGCTCGAGTCATGATCCACCATGTAGTTTTGGGTTTGGTTTTGAGAGAAGAGAGAAGTAGCGAGCTTGAGTATTTCGGGGTTAACCAATGGATATTGTTGCTGCTGACGATGAGCATCCATCATGAGTGTTGACATGTTAACATGATGTGATTCATGTGAAGAGGAATTGTATAGAGATGATGCTAAGATGGTTGAGATGTCGAGGAGATCGAGTCGCGGACTGTGAGTCACAGGATCGATTCCCATTCTAATCAACTTCTTTCTTATATGTGTGTTCCAAAAGTTCTTGATCTCGTTATCAGTTCTTCCGGGCAAACGTGCCGCAATCGCAGACCATCTATTAAAAAAAGACACATAAGAATCTTGAACTAGTTTAAAGTAAATATTGTCGGAGAAAAAAAAAGTAAAACTCACTTGTTTCCTAAGAAACTATGAAGCTTAATAATTGTTTCTTCTTCTTCGAAGGAGAATCTTCCTCGCTTTATATCTGGTCGGAGATAGTTAGTCCACCTTAATCGGCAACTCTTGCCACATCTCTGCAAACCTGATAAATAAGAGATGAAACAAAATGATTAAAAATGGAAACAAAAAACATGATTTAAAGTGCAAATTAAGAGACATACCAGCATTATTGGGGAGGGTTCTCCAGTTACCATATCCATGTTTTTGGATATACTCGATAAGCTTCTGGTCTTCCTCTGAAGTCCATGGCCCTTTCTTGAGTCCGTTCTTCTCGCAACAAGGTGATCGTCCCATTTGATGTTTTTGATGATTAATGATTAATCACAAGAAGTTGGTCAATCTGCTTTTATCAATTATTATGAGCTAATCTGACAGTTTAAAGGAAATTATGAGAAAGAGAGAAACAAAGGTCGTATGGTACGTAAAGGAAAGTACGAAGTATATATAGGCATTGAAGAAGAGGGGAGAAGTCAATATGGTTCGGCGCCGTCCTCGGTTTCACAATTACTATACGTGTCCCTTTAATTTTTTCTTAAAAAAAATCGAATAAATGTTGTGTTTATACTTATACCATGGTATCTGTTTATTATGTACATGCCTATTACTGGCTTGATGATTTCCTTTTGGAGTTTGAGTCTGTTTTCATGCTTACATATTAACTACAAAATTGAACAGGACGTTTATAACTAACCGCGCAGATGCAAAACACATACTTTTTTAAAGGGATACCATTCACAAACTCAAACTCGAACTCAAGAGAACACCACCGACCATGTTTTTTTCTGCTAAAAAATAGGATAGTGAAAGATACTTCTCGAAACAGGTTGTGTCATTGTTTCCTCGTGAGTACTGTTGAATTTACTAAACATTTTCTGGAGCGGTGATCAATAGTTTGTTAAAAATTAATAAAAGTATCTTAATAAGCCTATATAATAATCTATCTTGCTCTATTGAAACTTTGATAACTCTTAAAAGTAGCTGTAACGTTGAAAAATGCAGTTTTGTTAGTCCTATTCATCATGATCGTAATTTAGCAAAAAAAAATATTCATCATGATCATGAAACATATATATGATATGAGTCAAACAACCTAAGATCATTTCCAAAATAAAAC is a genomic window containing:
- the LOC106304641 gene encoding transcription factor MYB51-like; this encodes MGRSPCCEKNGLKKGPWTSEEDQKLIEYIQKHGYGNWRTLPNNAGLQRCGKSCRLRWTNYLRPDIKRGRFSFEEEETIIKLHSFLGNKWSAIAARLPGRTDNEIKNFWNTHIRKKLIRMGIDPVTHSPRLDLLDISTILASSLYNSSSHESHHVNMSTLMMDAHRQQQQYPLVNPEILKLATSLFSQNQTQNYMVDHDSSTHENHTGYHNDVNQTGVNQYQTDHQELQSCLPPFPNEAQFNNMDYRFNGFGEHTLVSTSNTLVQDCNIPTFNDYESSSFVLDPSYSDQSFNFTNSVLNTPSSSPTTLNSCSTTYINSTSCTTEDEMESYCNNLMKFDIPDFLDICGVII